In Carnobacterium mobile DSM 4848, the DNA window CTCTTTTTGATGTTTCTTTAGATGAGTTAGTAAAAGGAGATGTAGAAACAATGAAAGATTGGGTATCTCATTCAGAAATGGACAAATATACTAAGGTAATGATTGTTTTTATTGTGTTGGCTATGTTATCAATTGGTCCTTCTTTATTACTACCGGGTTATTGGTTTTTTCTTCCCCCATTTATTCTATGGTTAGTAGGAATGTATGGAGCGATAAAAGTTGAGAAAATCAAAAAATCGGAAGATGTCCAAACATATAAAGAAATCATAGCTTTCATGGAAAATAAAGACATTGAAGCTGTAAGAAAAAAAAGAAACAAACGAAAGGATAAGCAAGATAAAAGATTAATAGTACTTGTTTTTTGTTTAGTAGCAGGAATTATTGCTTTATTATCTATATGGTTATTCACTATTGTTTAAGCTCTATTGTTTAAGC includes these proteins:
- a CDS encoding helix-turn-helix domain-containing protein, with the protein product MNLSKQIKKYRATLALSQEELSEKLFVSRQTISNWENGHSYPDIHNLLLLSALFDVSLDELVKGDVETMKDWVSHSEMDKYTKVMIVFIVLAMLSIGPSLLLPGYWFFLPPFILWLVGMYGAIKVEKIKKSEDVQTYKEIIAFMENKDIEAVRKKRNKRKDKQDKRLIVLVFCLVAGIIALLSIWLFTIV